GATTCAGGTCACTCATTTCTGCCTTCAGGGACTCGTGGTGTAGCCAGCACCACCAACCGTGCTGGGGGCATGCCCCCGGAAAGGCCGGGTGGTGGCGCCATGGCTGCCGCGTGCCTCCCATCCGTACGTTTCATGAGGTCAGCGCAGATGCCCAGAGACCGGAGACGTCATGCCCCAGGCGGTAGCCACCGTTGCTGAACACACTCGCGACGGATCGGAGGTACCCGGCGACTCCGAGAGCCTCGGCAGCTCCACTGGTTCCGGTAACGCCGGGAGCGATTTCGCGCCCCTCCTGCGGGCCGTCAGGAGCGAAGGGCTCCTGGAGCGTCGCGCCGGCTGGTACGCGGCGGGCATCGCGGTCAACTTCGTCGCTCTCGGAGCCGTGATCACCGGCCTGGTCCTCCTCGGCAACACCTGGTGGTCCCTGCTCCTCGCCCTGCCGCTCGCCCTGGTGTGGTCCCGGATGGCCTTCGTCGGGCACGACGCGGGGCACTCCCAGATATCGAGCAACCGCAGGACGAGCCGGAACATCGGGCTGGTCCATTCCAACCTGCTCCTCGGGATGAACGAGGCGTGGTGGAACGACAAGCACAACCGCCACCACGCGAACCCCAACCACATCGACAAGGACCCCGACGTCGGCGTCGGGGCGCTGGTGTGGACGCAGAAGCAGGCGGCGCAGCGCGAAGGCTTCGCACGCTGGCTCACGCGCAACCAGGCCCGGCTCTTCTTCCCGATGCTGCTCCTCGAAGGCATCGCCCTCAAGGTCTCCGGCTTCCAGTTCCTGCGCAAC
The Streptomyces sp. NBC_00234 DNA segment above includes these coding regions:
- a CDS encoding fatty acid desaturase family protein; the protein is MPQAVATVAEHTRDGSEVPGDSESLGSSTGSGNAGSDFAPLLRAVRSEGLLERRAGWYAAGIAVNFVALGAVITGLVLLGNTWWSLLLALPLALVWSRMAFVGHDAGHSQISSNRRTSRNIGLVHSNLLLGMNEAWWNDKHNRHHANPNHIDKDPDVGVGALVWTQKQAAQREGFARWLTRNQARLFFPMLLLEGIALKVSGFQFLRNQPVRDRAVSGLLMVGHLALYATLLLTTMSIGKAVVFALVHHALFGLHLGMAFAPNHKGMEMPDPDGERWGHLQRQVLTSRNVRGAVLTDWFLGGLNYQIEHHLFPSMPRPHLRRAQPLVKAHCQAIGMPYAETGLIESYRQALTHMHEVGEPLR